A single Syngnathoides biaculeatus isolate LvHL_M chromosome 18, ASM1980259v1, whole genome shotgun sequence DNA region contains:
- the LOC133491655 gene encoding rho guanine nucleotide exchange factor TIAM1-like isoform X3 — MGNVESQNGENAIHGVTAGHLSRKHSSSRSLRLSSAAKQSVARRPRHSLSGKQPERHRNSEASTRSSSTPSIPRSLAESGPEAFDAEDAGTLADLGVNPHWTQRVAMTLRPEEHDASATPTPDASEADTPALDDEPTGFKKMRSKSADMWREDSLEFSLSDLSQEHMTSTEEIVDGGEEEEADEEEPFSRPPRRPKGVAERSSSLDHLCSHQSAGLRGQRGRGRDVVQDIIGDGDVNAETGLMSPSEEDGGGGGGGAYGAFTLPCRRSHCLSEGLTGFGLAAPPPRPVFQGRRAQTTQDISAALGEGSEYGDSGIDGVAAEPEAAADGEPSSRRCKAMSASFSVYSAVESVLFRDGSDSGSSSAGVAESRGGGGGVYENFRKELDNQVWAHRGRDRSEEASSAVSDEQSSGTLSSAYPSESAVAASCAHGTVRKAGALAVKNFLVHKKGKKVEPAARRKWKHYWVSLKGCTLFLYESDGRSGIDHTSVPKHALWAENAIVQAVPEHPKKDFVFCLSNSAGDAFLFQTSGQTELENWITAIHSACAATLARQHHRDDTVRLLRAEIRKLEQKIDMDEKMKKMGNMQLSTVTDAKKRKTILEQIFLWEQNLERFHMDLFRCRCYLASLQGGEPPNPKRLLGFASRPTKLAMGRLGIFSVSSFHALVSARTEMGVKRRSHATPSRTFSKRRSRFSSLWGLDTASRRKSKTQHPTISQVFVDGVELAKAPTEPTYEDSASDKSDQESSVKSLPQLALDNDVWLQETLAPSWVCLPGDQPVLAVVQPGDTALEVLSAVCKKNKLDPSCHYLRLKVVVDDRALLYVPKPDEDVYDVLYQEIEICAKATRLIEFDRAESCTLGYGFSVSVMDEDGTQRLHITDVKAGGLASAKGVQAGDEILLLNGKPAAALQMDDMRVAFACQALTLTVGALPRLDPATLCPPPAPRRSDAEPGAPATDIFSQSQEDILDDVSGLTVDDSLDEVTPQGPRDPSEEKIYRQKQNAEQTSSFHHHSLHDGPECQMSSSSSSSSISLSPSPVSALPPSCTQRQLSHADKLRKVISELVDTEKTYVKDLHCLIECYLTPLQKESFLTQDELDILFGNLGEMVDFQVEFLRTLEDGIRLVPNLDRLERVEQFKKVLFSLGGSFLYYADRFKIYSAFCASHTKVPKVLAKAKTDPDFKAFLSERNPKQQHSSTLESYLIKPIQRVLKYPLLLRELFSLTDPDSDEHYHLDVAVKAMNKVASHINEMQKLHEEFGAVFDQLISEQKEVGDLSMGDLLMHSSVVWINPPAALAKGKKDPELAAFVFKTAVVFVYKDSAKHRKKVGGSHRSSLNDDRDPFRFRHMIGAQSLQVRSLTNSEGSAVCEIVHTRSESEGRPERTFQLCCSSAESKKDLLKAVHSILREKQRRQLLKTESLPLSQQYIPFGGKRLCALKGAHRPAINRAASAPTRSLARRKLLRNRFTIDTDLVLDRDPVFNNNNHHHRRDSAALGAPLPPSSQAPVPSELWLEQQFDLRPYEDAAKVKETDILSDDDEYCKSRREEATAELDAKMDAMEIRGVLKACAAQRRPERDSVWVRRDDFGCNRDVF; from the exons ATGGGAAATGTGGAGAGCCAAAACGGCGAGAACGCCATCCACGGCGTCACGGCCGGCCACTTGTCCCGGAAGCACTCGTCATCGCGCTCTCTCCGTCTGTCCTCGGCCGCCAAACAATCAGTGGCCCGCCGCCCTCGCCATTCCCTGTCGGGCAAGCAGCCGGAGCGGCACCGCAATTCGGAAGCGTCCACGCGCTCCTCCAGCACACCCAGCATCCCGCGCTCACTGGCCGAGAGCGGCCCGGAAGCCTTCGACGCCGAGGATGCGGGCACCCTGGCCGACTTGGGCGTCAACCCGCACTGGACGCAGCGCGTAGCCATGACTTTGAGACCCGAAGAGCACGATGCCTCGGCTACACCCACACCCGACGCGTCTGAGGCGGACACTCCAGCTCTCGATGACGAACCCACCGGTTTCAAGAAGATGCGCTCCAAGTCGGCCGACATGTGGAGGGAGGACAGCCTGGAGTTCTCGCTGTCGGATCTCAGCCAGGAACACATGACCAGTACGGAGGAGATCGTGGACGgaggcgaggaggaggaggcggacgaAGAGGAGCCGTTCAGCCGGCCTCCCCGAAGGCCCAAAG GTGTAGCAGAGCGTTCCTCCTCTTTGGACCACCTGTGCAGCCACCAGAGTGCAGGCCTCCGGGGGCAAAGGGGCCGCGGCAGAGACGTCGTGCAGGATATCATCGGCGATGGCGATGTCAACGCCGAGACAGGTCTTATGTCTCCCAGTGAAGAGGATGGCGGCGGAGGTGGCGGCGGCGCATACGGAGCATTCACGCTCCCCTGCCGACGCTCGCACTGCCTCTCGGAGGGCCTGACCGGGTTCGGCTTGGCCGCCCCGCCACCGCGTCCTGTTTTTCAGGGACGCCGCGCGCAAACCACTCAG GACATTTCAGCCGCGCTGGGAGAGGGCAGCGAGTACGGCGACAGCGGCATCGACGGCGTGGCGGCCGAGCcggaggcggcggcggacgGTGAGCCGTCGTCGCGGCGCTGCAAGGCCATGTCGGCGTCCTTTTCCGTGTACTCGGCTGTCGAGAGCGTCCTCTTTCGCGACGGCAGTgacagcggcagcagcagcgcCGGCGTGGCGGAGTCACGAGGAGGTGGCGGCGGTGTCTACGAGAACTTCCGCAAAGAGCTGGACAATCAAGTCTGG GCGCACCGAGGCCGGGACCGCTCGGAGGAGGCGAGCTCGGCGGTCAGCGATGAGCAAAGCAGCGGCACGCTCAGCAGCGCCTACCCGTCGGAGTCGGCGGTGGCGGCCAGCTGTGCTCATGGGACGGTGCGCAAAGCGGGAGCTCTGGCCGTCAAGAACTTCCTTGTGCACAAGAAGGGCAAGAAGGTGGAGCCGGCCGCCAGGCGCAAGTGGAAACACTACTGGGTTTCGCTAAAAG GCTGCACGCTGTTCCTGTACGAGTCGGACGGTCGCTCGGGCATCGACCACACCAGCGTTCCCAAACATGCGCTGTGGGCCGAGAACGCCATCGTGCAGGCGGTGCCCGAACACCCCAAGAAGGATTTCGTCTTCTGCCTCAGCAACTCGGCCGGAGACGCCTTCCTCTTCCAG ACGTCGGGTCAGACGGAGCTGGAGAACTGGATCACGGCGATCCACTCGGCGTGCGCCGCCACCCTGGCCCGCCAGCACCACCGTGATGACACTGTGCGCCTGCTGCGCGCGGAGATCCGCAAGCTGGAGCAGAAGATCGACATGGatgagaagatgaagaagatggGCAACATGCAACTGTCCACTGTCACCGACGCCAAGAAAAGGAAGACCATCCTGGAGCAG ATCTTCTTGTGGGAGCAGAATCTGGAGCGTTTCCACATGGACCTGTTTCGCTGCCGCTGCTACCTAGCCAGCTTGCAGGGAGGCGAGCCCCCCAACCCCAAGCGCCTGCTGGGCTTCGCCTCACGACCCACCAAGCTGGCCATGGGACGCCTGGGGATCTTTTCCGTGTCCTCCTTTCATGCCCTG GTGTCCGCGCGCACGGAAATGGGCGTGAAGCGGCGCAGCCACGCCACGCCTTCTCGCACCTTCAGCAAACGCCGCAGTCGCTTCTCGTCGCTTTGGGGTCTCGACACCGCCTCCCGCAGGAAGTCCAAGACGCAGCATCCGACCATCAGCCAA GTGTTCGTTGACGGCGTCGAGCTGGCTAAAGCGCCCACGGAACCAACGTATGAAGACTCGGCCAGCGACAAatct GACCAAGAAAGCTCCGTCAAAAGTCTTCCCCAGTTGGCCCTCGACAATGACGTGTGGCTCCAAGAGACCTTGGCCCCCTCCTGGGTGTGCCTTCCCGGCGACCAGCCCGTCCTGGCTGTGGTGCAGCCCGGCGACACGGCACTGGAGGTCCTGAGCGCCGTCTGCAAG AAGAACAAACTGGACCCTTCTTGTCACTACCTGCGTTTGAAGGTGGTTGTGGATGACCGCGCTCTCCTCTACGTGCCCAAACCCGACGAGGACGTATACGATGTG CTGTACCAGGAGATTGAGATCTGCGCCAAAGCCACCAGGCTGATCGAGTTCGACCGAGCCGAGTCATGCACGCTGGGCTACG GTTTCTCTGTGTCTGTCATGGACGAGGACGGCACGCAGCGGCTTCACATCACTGACGTCAAAGCGGGAGGACTCGCTTCCGCGAAAG gtgtaCAGGCTGGTGACGAGATCCTGCTGCTGAACGGCAAACCGGCCGCCGCCCTGCAGATGGACGACATGCGGGTGGCGTTCGCCTGCCAGGCCCTGACACTGACAGTGGGCGCCCTACCCCGCCTGGACCCCGCCACCTTGTGCCCGCCCCCGGCGCCCCGACGCTCCGATGCCGAGCCCGGTGCGCCCGCCACGGACATCTTCTCGCAGAGCCAAG AGGACATCCTGGATGACGTGTCGGGTCTAACAGTGGACGATAGTTTGGACGAGGTTACCCCGCAGGGTCCCAGAGATCCTTCTGAAGAGAAGATCTACAGGCAGAAG CAGAACGCGGAGCAGACATCCTCCTTCCACCACCACAGCCTCCACGACGGTCCCGAGTGCCAGAtgtcctcgtcctcgtcgtcgtcctcgatATCCCTGTCCCCCAGCCCGGTGTCGGCCCTGCCGCCGTCCTGCACTCAGCGTCAGCTCTCGCATGCCGACAAGCTGCGGAAAGTCATCAGCGAGCTGGTGGACACGGAGAAGACTTACGTCAAA GACCTGCACTGCCTCATCGAGTGCTACTTGACGCCACTGCAGAAGGAGAGCTTCCTCACACAGGATGAG CTGGACATTCTGTTTGGCAACCTGGGCGAGATGGTGGACTTCCAGGTGGAGTTTCTGAGGACTTTGGAGGACGGAATCAGACTGGTGCCCAATCTGGACAGACTAGAGAGAGTGGAACAGTTCAAG AAAGTGCTCTTCTCCTTGGGCGGCTCGTTCCTTTACTATGCTGACCGCTTCAAGATCTACAGCGCCTTCTGCGCCAGCCACACTAAGGTGCCCAAGGTGCTCGCCAAAG CGAAAACAGACCCGGACTTCAAGGCGTTCTTGTCCGAGCGGAACCCCAAGCAACAGCACTCGTCCACTCTGGAGTCCTACCTGATCAAGCCCATCCAGAGGGTCCTCAAGTACCCTCTGCTGCTCAGGGAGCTCTTCTCCCTCACGGACCCTGACAGCGACGAACACTACCACCTGGACG TGGCCGTGAAGGCGATGAACAAGGTGGCGAGTCACATCAACGAGATGCAGAAGCTCCACGAGGAGTTTGGCGCTGTGTTCGATCAGCTGATCAGCGAGCAGAAGGAGGTGGGAGACCTCTCCATGGGCGATCTGCTCATGCACTCCAGCGTGGTCTGGATAAACCCTCCGGCCGCTTTGGCAAAGGGCAAGAAAGACCCGGAATTGGCAGCCTTTG TTTTCAAAACCGCTGTGGTGTTTGTGTACAAAGACTCAGCCAAGCACAGAAAGAAAGTG GGCGGTTCTCACCGTTCATCCCTGAACGATGACCGGGATCCGTTCCGCTTCCGTCACATGATCGGCGCGCAATCGCTGCAAGTCCGAAGCCTCACAA ATTCTGAAGGCTCGGCTGTGTGTGAAATAGTTCACACCAGGTCGGAATCCGAGGGGCGACCGGAGAGAACCTTCCAGTTGTGCTGCAG ttCCGCAGAGAGCAAGAAGGATCTGTTGAAGGCGGTGCACTCCATCCTCAGGGAGAAGCAGCGGCGGCAGTTGCTCAAGACCGAGTCTCTTCCCCTCAGCCAGCAGTACATCCCCTTTGGGGGCAAGCGACTCTGCGCCCTCAAGGGGGCACACAGGCCCGCCATCAACCGAGCAG CTTCGGCTCCGACCCGCTCTCTGGCTCGCAGGAAACTGTTGCGAAACCGCTTCACTATCGACACGGATCTGGTCTTGGACAGAGACCCGGTTTTCAACAATaacaaccaccaccaccgccgggACTCCGCCGCCCTTGGCGCCCCCTTGCCGCCCTCCTCGCAGGCGCCCGTGCCTTCGGAGCTCTGGCTGGAGCAGCAGTTCGACCTGCGACCCTACGAGGACGCCGCCAAGGTGAAGGAGACGGACATTTtgagcgacgacgacgagtACTGCAAGTCGCGGCGCGAAGAGGCGACGGCCGAGCTGGATGCCAAGATGGACGCCATGGAGATCCGCGGCGTGCTGAAGGCCTGCGCGGCGCAGCGGCGCCCCGAGCGCGACTCCGTCTGGGTGCGCAGGGATGACTTCGGCTGCAACAGGGACGTGTTCTGA
- the LOC133491655 gene encoding rho guanine nucleotide exchange factor TIAM1-like isoform X2 yields the protein MGNVESQNGENAIHGVTAGHLSRKHSSSRSLRLSSAAKQSVARRPRHSLSGKQPERHRNSEASTRSSSTPSIPRSLAESGPEAFDAEDAGTLADLGVNPHWTQRVAMTLRPEEHDASATPTPDASEADTPALDDEPTGFKKMRSKSADMWREDSLEFSLSDLSQEHMTSTEEIVDGGEEEEADEEEPFSRPPRRPKGVAERSSSLDHLCSHQSAGLRGQRGRGRDVVQDIIGDGDVNAETGLMSPSEEDGGGGGGGAYGAFTLPCRRSHCLSEGLTGFGLAAPPPRPVFQGRRAQTTQDISAALGEGSEYGDSGIDGVAAEPEAAADGEPSSRRCKAMSASFSVYSAVESVLFRDGSDSGSSSAGVAESRGGGGGVYENFRKELDNQVWAHRGRDRSEEASSAVSDEQSSGTLSSAYPSESAVAASCAHGTVRKAGALAVKNFLVHKKGKKVEPAARRKWKHYWVSLKGCTLFLYESDGRSGIDHTSVPKHALWAENAIVQAVPEHPKKDFVFCLSNSAGDAFLFQTSGQTELENWITAIHSACAATLARQHHRDDTVRLLRAEIRKLEQKIDMDEKMKKMGNMQLSTVTDAKKRKTILEQIFLWEQNLERFHMDLFRCRCYLASLQGGEPPNPKRLLGFASRPTKLAMGRLGIFSVSSFHALVSARTEMGVKRRSHATPSRTFSKRRSRFSSLWGLDTASRRKSKTQHPTISQVFVDGVELAKAPTEPTYEDSASDKSKDQESSVKSLPQLALDNDVWLQETLAPSWVCLPGDQPVLAVVQPGDTALEVLSAVCKKNKLDPSCHYLRLKVVVDDRALLYVPKPDEDVYDVLYQEIEICAKATRLIEFDRAESCTLGYGFSVSVMDEDGTQRLHITDVKAGGLASAKGVQAGDEILLLNGKPAAALQMDDMRVAFACQALTLTVGALPRLDPATLCPPPAPRRSDAEPGAPATDIFSQSQEDILDDVSGLTVDDSLDEVTPQGPRDPSEEKIYRQKNAEQTSSFHHHSLHDGPECQMSSSSSSSSISLSPSPVSALPPSCTQRQLSHADKLRKVISELVDTEKTYVKDLHCLIECYLTPLQKESFLTQDELDILFGNLGEMVDFQVEFLRTLEDGIRLVPNLDRLERVEQFKKVLFSLGGSFLYYADRFKIYSAFCASHTKVPKVLAKAKTDPDFKAFLSERNPKQQHSSTLESYLIKPIQRVLKYPLLLRELFSLTDPDSDEHYHLDVAVKAMNKVASHINEMQKLHEEFGAVFDQLISEQKEVGDLSMGDLLMHSSVVWINPPAALAKGKKDPELAAFVFKTAVVFVYKDSAKHRKKVGGSHRSSLNDDRDPFRFRHMIGAQSLQVRSLTNSEGSAVCEIVHTRSESEGRPERTFQLCCSSAESKKDLLKAVHSILREKQRRQLLKTESLPLSQQYIPFGGKRLCALKGAHRPAINRAASAPTRSLARRKLLRNRFTIDTDLVLDRDPVFNNNNHHHRRDSAALGAPLPPSSQAPVPSELWLEQQFDLRPYEDAAKVKETDILSDDDEYCKSRREEATAELDAKMDAMEIRGVLKACAAQRRPERDSVWVRRDDFGCNRDVF from the exons ATGGGAAATGTGGAGAGCCAAAACGGCGAGAACGCCATCCACGGCGTCACGGCCGGCCACTTGTCCCGGAAGCACTCGTCATCGCGCTCTCTCCGTCTGTCCTCGGCCGCCAAACAATCAGTGGCCCGCCGCCCTCGCCATTCCCTGTCGGGCAAGCAGCCGGAGCGGCACCGCAATTCGGAAGCGTCCACGCGCTCCTCCAGCACACCCAGCATCCCGCGCTCACTGGCCGAGAGCGGCCCGGAAGCCTTCGACGCCGAGGATGCGGGCACCCTGGCCGACTTGGGCGTCAACCCGCACTGGACGCAGCGCGTAGCCATGACTTTGAGACCCGAAGAGCACGATGCCTCGGCTACACCCACACCCGACGCGTCTGAGGCGGACACTCCAGCTCTCGATGACGAACCCACCGGTTTCAAGAAGATGCGCTCCAAGTCGGCCGACATGTGGAGGGAGGACAGCCTGGAGTTCTCGCTGTCGGATCTCAGCCAGGAACACATGACCAGTACGGAGGAGATCGTGGACGgaggcgaggaggaggaggcggacgaAGAGGAGCCGTTCAGCCGGCCTCCCCGAAGGCCCAAAG GTGTAGCAGAGCGTTCCTCCTCTTTGGACCACCTGTGCAGCCACCAGAGTGCAGGCCTCCGGGGGCAAAGGGGCCGCGGCAGAGACGTCGTGCAGGATATCATCGGCGATGGCGATGTCAACGCCGAGACAGGTCTTATGTCTCCCAGTGAAGAGGATGGCGGCGGAGGTGGCGGCGGCGCATACGGAGCATTCACGCTCCCCTGCCGACGCTCGCACTGCCTCTCGGAGGGCCTGACCGGGTTCGGCTTGGCCGCCCCGCCACCGCGTCCTGTTTTTCAGGGACGCCGCGCGCAAACCACTCAG GACATTTCAGCCGCGCTGGGAGAGGGCAGCGAGTACGGCGACAGCGGCATCGACGGCGTGGCGGCCGAGCcggaggcggcggcggacgGTGAGCCGTCGTCGCGGCGCTGCAAGGCCATGTCGGCGTCCTTTTCCGTGTACTCGGCTGTCGAGAGCGTCCTCTTTCGCGACGGCAGTgacagcggcagcagcagcgcCGGCGTGGCGGAGTCACGAGGAGGTGGCGGCGGTGTCTACGAGAACTTCCGCAAAGAGCTGGACAATCAAGTCTGG GCGCACCGAGGCCGGGACCGCTCGGAGGAGGCGAGCTCGGCGGTCAGCGATGAGCAAAGCAGCGGCACGCTCAGCAGCGCCTACCCGTCGGAGTCGGCGGTGGCGGCCAGCTGTGCTCATGGGACGGTGCGCAAAGCGGGAGCTCTGGCCGTCAAGAACTTCCTTGTGCACAAGAAGGGCAAGAAGGTGGAGCCGGCCGCCAGGCGCAAGTGGAAACACTACTGGGTTTCGCTAAAAG GCTGCACGCTGTTCCTGTACGAGTCGGACGGTCGCTCGGGCATCGACCACACCAGCGTTCCCAAACATGCGCTGTGGGCCGAGAACGCCATCGTGCAGGCGGTGCCCGAACACCCCAAGAAGGATTTCGTCTTCTGCCTCAGCAACTCGGCCGGAGACGCCTTCCTCTTCCAG ACGTCGGGTCAGACGGAGCTGGAGAACTGGATCACGGCGATCCACTCGGCGTGCGCCGCCACCCTGGCCCGCCAGCACCACCGTGATGACACTGTGCGCCTGCTGCGCGCGGAGATCCGCAAGCTGGAGCAGAAGATCGACATGGatgagaagatgaagaagatggGCAACATGCAACTGTCCACTGTCACCGACGCCAAGAAAAGGAAGACCATCCTGGAGCAG ATCTTCTTGTGGGAGCAGAATCTGGAGCGTTTCCACATGGACCTGTTTCGCTGCCGCTGCTACCTAGCCAGCTTGCAGGGAGGCGAGCCCCCCAACCCCAAGCGCCTGCTGGGCTTCGCCTCACGACCCACCAAGCTGGCCATGGGACGCCTGGGGATCTTTTCCGTGTCCTCCTTTCATGCCCTG GTGTCCGCGCGCACGGAAATGGGCGTGAAGCGGCGCAGCCACGCCACGCCTTCTCGCACCTTCAGCAAACGCCGCAGTCGCTTCTCGTCGCTTTGGGGTCTCGACACCGCCTCCCGCAGGAAGTCCAAGACGCAGCATCCGACCATCAGCCAA GTGTTCGTTGACGGCGTCGAGCTGGCTAAAGCGCCCACGGAACCAACGTATGAAGACTCGGCCAGCGACAAatct AAGGACCAAGAAAGCTCCGTCAAAAGTCTTCCCCAGTTGGCCCTCGACAATGACGTGTGGCTCCAAGAGACCTTGGCCCCCTCCTGGGTGTGCCTTCCCGGCGACCAGCCCGTCCTGGCTGTGGTGCAGCCCGGCGACACGGCACTGGAGGTCCTGAGCGCCGTCTGCAAG AAGAACAAACTGGACCCTTCTTGTCACTACCTGCGTTTGAAGGTGGTTGTGGATGACCGCGCTCTCCTCTACGTGCCCAAACCCGACGAGGACGTATACGATGTG CTGTACCAGGAGATTGAGATCTGCGCCAAAGCCACCAGGCTGATCGAGTTCGACCGAGCCGAGTCATGCACGCTGGGCTACG GTTTCTCTGTGTCTGTCATGGACGAGGACGGCACGCAGCGGCTTCACATCACTGACGTCAAAGCGGGAGGACTCGCTTCCGCGAAAG gtgtaCAGGCTGGTGACGAGATCCTGCTGCTGAACGGCAAACCGGCCGCCGCCCTGCAGATGGACGACATGCGGGTGGCGTTCGCCTGCCAGGCCCTGACACTGACAGTGGGCGCCCTACCCCGCCTGGACCCCGCCACCTTGTGCCCGCCCCCGGCGCCCCGACGCTCCGATGCCGAGCCCGGTGCGCCCGCCACGGACATCTTCTCGCAGAGCCAAG AGGACATCCTGGATGACGTGTCGGGTCTAACAGTGGACGATAGTTTGGACGAGGTTACCCCGCAGGGTCCCAGAGATCCTTCTGAAGAGAAGATCTACAGGCAGAAG AACGCGGAGCAGACATCCTCCTTCCACCACCACAGCCTCCACGACGGTCCCGAGTGCCAGAtgtcctcgtcctcgtcgtcgtcctcgatATCCCTGTCCCCCAGCCCGGTGTCGGCCCTGCCGCCGTCCTGCACTCAGCGTCAGCTCTCGCATGCCGACAAGCTGCGGAAAGTCATCAGCGAGCTGGTGGACACGGAGAAGACTTACGTCAAA GACCTGCACTGCCTCATCGAGTGCTACTTGACGCCACTGCAGAAGGAGAGCTTCCTCACACAGGATGAG CTGGACATTCTGTTTGGCAACCTGGGCGAGATGGTGGACTTCCAGGTGGAGTTTCTGAGGACTTTGGAGGACGGAATCAGACTGGTGCCCAATCTGGACAGACTAGAGAGAGTGGAACAGTTCAAG AAAGTGCTCTTCTCCTTGGGCGGCTCGTTCCTTTACTATGCTGACCGCTTCAAGATCTACAGCGCCTTCTGCGCCAGCCACACTAAGGTGCCCAAGGTGCTCGCCAAAG CGAAAACAGACCCGGACTTCAAGGCGTTCTTGTCCGAGCGGAACCCCAAGCAACAGCACTCGTCCACTCTGGAGTCCTACCTGATCAAGCCCATCCAGAGGGTCCTCAAGTACCCTCTGCTGCTCAGGGAGCTCTTCTCCCTCACGGACCCTGACAGCGACGAACACTACCACCTGGACG TGGCCGTGAAGGCGATGAACAAGGTGGCGAGTCACATCAACGAGATGCAGAAGCTCCACGAGGAGTTTGGCGCTGTGTTCGATCAGCTGATCAGCGAGCAGAAGGAGGTGGGAGACCTCTCCATGGGCGATCTGCTCATGCACTCCAGCGTGGTCTGGATAAACCCTCCGGCCGCTTTGGCAAAGGGCAAGAAAGACCCGGAATTGGCAGCCTTTG TTTTCAAAACCGCTGTGGTGTTTGTGTACAAAGACTCAGCCAAGCACAGAAAGAAAGTG GGCGGTTCTCACCGTTCATCCCTGAACGATGACCGGGATCCGTTCCGCTTCCGTCACATGATCGGCGCGCAATCGCTGCAAGTCCGAAGCCTCACAA ATTCTGAAGGCTCGGCTGTGTGTGAAATAGTTCACACCAGGTCGGAATCCGAGGGGCGACCGGAGAGAACCTTCCAGTTGTGCTGCAG ttCCGCAGAGAGCAAGAAGGATCTGTTGAAGGCGGTGCACTCCATCCTCAGGGAGAAGCAGCGGCGGCAGTTGCTCAAGACCGAGTCTCTTCCCCTCAGCCAGCAGTACATCCCCTTTGGGGGCAAGCGACTCTGCGCCCTCAAGGGGGCACACAGGCCCGCCATCAACCGAGCAG CTTCGGCTCCGACCCGCTCTCTGGCTCGCAGGAAACTGTTGCGAAACCGCTTCACTATCGACACGGATCTGGTCTTGGACAGAGACCCGGTTTTCAACAATaacaaccaccaccaccgccgggACTCCGCCGCCCTTGGCGCCCCCTTGCCGCCCTCCTCGCAGGCGCCCGTGCCTTCGGAGCTCTGGCTGGAGCAGCAGTTCGACCTGCGACCCTACGAGGACGCCGCCAAGGTGAAGGAGACGGACATTTtgagcgacgacgacgagtACTGCAAGTCGCGGCGCGAAGAGGCGACGGCCGAGCTGGATGCCAAGATGGACGCCATGGAGATCCGCGGCGTGCTGAAGGCCTGCGCGGCGCAGCGGCGCCCCGAGCGCGACTCCGTCTGGGTGCGCAGGGATGACTTCGGCTGCAACAGGGACGTGTTCTGA